From a single Methylacidiphilum kamchatkense Kam1 genomic region:
- the leuS gene encoding leucine--tRNA ligase — translation MPVRKAYPFDVIEPKWQHYWLERELFRSADPGEMGSEKPKFYVLDMFPYPSGSGLHVGHLEGYTASDIVARYKRMKGFNVLHPMGWDAFGLPAEQHAILTGTHPALTTKQNIDNFRRQIQSMGFSYDWRREINTTDPSYYKWTQWIFKRLFEKGLAYVAEAPVWYCPKLKTVLANEEIVHTPEGPRSERGNHPVIKKPFRQWFLKITAYAEKLLEGLELVEWPESIKEMQRHWIGKSEGAVVKFSVEGKDIEIEVFTTRPDTLFGVTFLVLAPENPLVTKLTESGFKELVEQYCASASLKTDLERTELSKNKTGVWTGSFAIHPITNEKLPIWVSDYVLMTYGTGAIMAVPAHDRRDYDFAKTFCLPIKKVVTAERIEEDTECYTGEGITVHSGFISGLTTKEAKEKIIQWLEEKKLGKRMVQYKLRDWLFSRQRYWGEPFPIIWKENTPIPVPDEELPVLLPDLEDFTPTDEGIAPLARKKDWVELGNGLKREVNTMPQWAGSCWYYLRYCDPSNKEAPFAAEKERYWMCPHGVDLYIGGAEHAVLHLLYARFWHKVLYDIGLVSTPEPFYKLVNQGVILGEDNQKMSKSRGNIVNPDAIVQEYGADTLRLFEMFLGPLQQSKPWSSKGLEGPHRFLARVWRLFMDEDGEGLWILRKDILDEEAPSHIQRLRHQTIAGVTEDIENFQFHTAIAKLMTFVNELTKEKKRWKKVLEDLLLLLSPFAPHICEELWQKMGHKDSLAYEPWPKYDPKYLIDEDIELIVQIDGKVRGRIMVKKGIEKEEAIRKAKETEAIGKWLEKATISKVIYVPEKLLNFVLVKN, via the coding sequence ATGCCTGTAAGAAAAGCTTATCCTTTTGATGTTATTGAGCCAAAATGGCAACACTACTGGTTAGAGAGGGAGCTTTTCCGATCTGCAGATCCTGGAGAAATGGGTTCAGAGAAACCCAAGTTTTATGTCCTTGATATGTTTCCATATCCTTCTGGTAGCGGTCTTCATGTTGGCCATCTTGAAGGTTATACTGCCTCAGACATCGTTGCCCGTTATAAAAGAATGAAGGGATTTAATGTGCTGCATCCTATGGGTTGGGATGCTTTTGGATTGCCAGCAGAACAGCATGCCATTCTAACCGGGACTCATCCAGCCCTAACAACCAAACAAAATATTGATAATTTTCGTCGACAGATTCAGTCCATGGGATTTTCATACGACTGGAGAAGGGAAATCAACACAACTGATCCCTCTTATTATAAATGGACGCAGTGGATTTTTAAAAGGCTTTTCGAAAAAGGGTTGGCTTATGTGGCTGAAGCTCCTGTGTGGTATTGTCCAAAGCTTAAAACAGTTCTTGCTAATGAGGAAATTGTTCATACTCCCGAAGGTCCACGGTCTGAAAGAGGGAATCATCCTGTTATTAAAAAACCTTTTAGACAATGGTTTTTAAAAATAACAGCCTATGCTGAAAAGCTGCTTGAAGGTTTAGAATTAGTAGAATGGCCGGAATCAATTAAAGAGATGCAACGCCATTGGATAGGCAAAAGCGAAGGGGCAGTAGTCAAATTTTCTGTTGAAGGAAAAGATATAGAAATTGAAGTCTTTACCACAAGACCCGATACGCTTTTTGGGGTAACCTTTTTGGTCTTGGCTCCAGAAAATCCATTAGTCACTAAATTGACAGAGAGCGGGTTCAAAGAGTTGGTGGAACAATACTGTGCCTCTGCTTCTTTAAAGACTGATTTAGAAAGAACGGAGTTATCTAAAAACAAAACTGGAGTTTGGACTGGGAGCTTTGCTATTCATCCGATTACAAATGAAAAATTACCGATTTGGGTTTCTGACTATGTGCTGATGACGTATGGAACAGGCGCTATCATGGCTGTTCCTGCCCATGATCGGAGAGATTATGACTTTGCCAAAACTTTTTGTCTGCCAATAAAAAAAGTCGTTACAGCTGAAAGGATTGAGGAGGATACAGAATGTTATACTGGGGAAGGTATAACGGTTCATTCTGGATTTATATCCGGGCTTACAACAAAGGAGGCTAAGGAAAAAATCATTCAATGGCTGGAGGAGAAAAAACTTGGGAAAAGAATGGTGCAATATAAACTAAGAGATTGGCTTTTTTCCCGTCAGAGATATTGGGGAGAACCTTTCCCTATAATATGGAAAGAAAATACACCGATTCCAGTTCCGGATGAAGAGCTACCGGTGTTGTTACCGGACCTTGAGGATTTCACTCCTACAGATGAAGGCATAGCACCTTTAGCTCGGAAAAAAGACTGGGTAGAATTGGGGAATGGTCTAAAGAGAGAGGTGAACACAATGCCTCAATGGGCAGGTTCGTGTTGGTATTATTTAAGGTATTGCGATCCATCCAATAAAGAAGCACCTTTTGCAGCTGAAAAAGAAAGATACTGGATGTGCCCTCACGGAGTTGATTTGTATATAGGTGGAGCTGAACATGCTGTTCTTCATCTGCTTTATGCCAGGTTCTGGCATAAGGTTCTTTATGATATCGGTCTTGTATCGACTCCGGAACCTTTTTATAAATTAGTGAACCAGGGAGTGATATTAGGAGAAGATAATCAAAAAATGTCAAAATCTAGAGGCAACATTGTTAATCCGGATGCTATTGTTCAAGAATATGGAGCGGATACGTTGCGTCTTTTCGAAATGTTTCTTGGCCCTTTACAACAAAGCAAGCCTTGGTCTTCTAAGGGATTGGAAGGGCCTCATCGCTTTCTGGCTAGAGTATGGAGACTGTTTATGGATGAAGATGGAGAAGGGTTGTGGATTCTAAGAAAAGATATTCTTGATGAAGAGGCTCCCTCTCATATTCAAAGATTACGGCATCAGACAATTGCAGGAGTTACGGAAGACATTGAAAATTTTCAATTTCATACGGCTATTGCCAAGCTGATGACTTTTGTCAATGAGCTAACAAAAGAAAAAAAACGATGGAAAAAAGTACTCGAAGATCTTCTTTTGCTTCTGTCTCCTTTTGCTCCACATATTTGCGAAGAATTATGGCAAAAAATGGGACATAAGGATTCATTAGCCTACGAACCTTGGCCAAAATATGATCCAAAGTATTTAATCGATGAAGACATTGAACTTATCGTGCAAATCGACGGAAAAGTGCGTGGCCGGATTATGGTCAAAAAAGGGATCGAAAAAGAAGAAGCTATAAGAAAAGCAAAGGAAACTGAGGCAATTGGGAAATGGCTTGAAAAGGCTACTATTTCAAAAGTTATTTATGTGCCAGAAAAGCTTCTTAATTTTGTCCTAGTAAAAAATTAA